A single Candidatus Methylarchaceae archaeon HK02M2 DNA region contains:
- a CDS encoding right-handed parallel beta-helix repeat-containing protein yields MKKVIGTVTIILLLMMPILLVIPLPAIAEPTEALSDAVGGGTGGEFWLDPSILYTGGVTITGDTRIFGQGSMIDLQKESITVVGAYLYIERCTLTNGTVLPGGPNGDEHLGAIEFYYGASGFVYDNIIVDNAVVGIYIEDCDEGEIIIKENSILYNDVCGIYFEDSTDITILENIIANNGVEEGLTPFGGGILGLNDVAVYEDDPNSVHNIKIKGNKIFQNEGPGIFLMYMNDVSISSNLIYSNSLNAFKFDGGDNDGGYGMGDGIALFYCPIVSITHNKILANEDGGILYVGDRDWPIVEVDGTDVEVELSVTISYNKIMGNGVDLVNLIENVLQDLETLLGFAGVSVAYGQNVVITYNEIEGNAGVGILLWGEFDDDYLMEPVTVAYNTINGNTIASVMFGVSDVKIIFNKIMGNLVGMITLGDISGEIGDLISENLLIKGNILKDQYIAWIIGGFGNPITIEWNTVTNNMIGMVLLGCESPQILHNTIMYQRGFILDLGELEIIPLELDFRYALVVGVYLDIPGLLEISIPCDGARIAYNTICYNVGHQVGIFVSDDVIVEDNMIVGGSENGIWAGGCEDLTIQRNKITDNDHGIRLEECTGLITDNIIGYSGSLSGNDVGINVTRLFEIRSPITISDNNIIGNNISIYCFATDPTIIGNYIANNVYGIYLYDSNATIGGNTANRNYIIRNFADGVYIANNQSDPIITYNNIYENVGYGINNPDWEDDFQDEARYNWWGAISGPGDPATFGVGPGIGDEITQNFTYSPWLVSIIP; encoded by the coding sequence TATTACTTCTAATGATGCCTATACTTCTTGTGATACCACTACCAGCCATTGCAGAGCCTACTGAAGCACTATCAGATGCAGTAGGCGGTGGTACAGGTGGTGAATTCTGGCTGGATCCTAGCATTCTGTATACTGGCGGTGTTACAATAACCGGTGATACAAGAATATTTGGTCAAGGTTCCATGATCGACCTACAAAAGGAGAGTATAACCGTTGTAGGTGCATACCTTTACATTGAGAGATGTACACTTACAAATGGTACAGTACTTCCAGGTGGTCCAAATGGTGATGAGCATTTAGGTGCTATCGAATTCTATTACGGTGCAAGCGGATTTGTATATGACAATATAATCGTTGACAACGCTGTGGTCGGTATATATATAGAGGACTGTGATGAGGGTGAGATCATCATAAAGGAGAACTCGATATTATATAATGATGTCTGCGGTATATACTTCGAGGATTCGACAGACATAACGATACTTGAGAATATTATCGCCAACAATGGCGTAGAAGAAGGCTTAACCCCATTTGGAGGCGGTATTCTAGGTCTAAATGATGTTGCTGTTTATGAGGATGATCCAAATTCAGTACATAATATAAAGATAAAAGGTAATAAGATCTTTCAAAATGAAGGTCCGGGCATATTCCTAATGTATATGAATGACGTATCCATCTCGTCCAACTTAATTTACAGTAACAGCTTAAACGCATTTAAATTCGACGGTGGAGATAATGATGGCGGGTATGGAATGGGCGATGGCATAGCTCTTTTCTACTGTCCGATAGTATCCATAACTCACAACAAGATATTGGCAAACGAAGATGGTGGTATTTTGTATGTTGGAGATAGAGATTGGCCAATCGTGGAAGTAGATGGAACTGATGTAGAAGTAGAACTTAGTGTGACTATAAGCTACAACAAGATAATGGGTAACGGAGTAGACCTTGTCAATTTAATAGAAAATGTATTGCAAGATTTAGAGACTTTACTTGGATTTGCTGGAGTATCCGTTGCATACGGACAGAATGTAGTCATAACATATAACGAAATAGAAGGAAATGCAGGCGTTGGAATATTACTCTGGGGAGAATTTGATGATGACTATCTGATGGAGCCTGTAACGGTAGCATATAATACCATCAATGGAAATACGATAGCTTCTGTTATGTTCGGTGTATCTGATGTAAAGATCATCTTCAACAAGATAATGGGAAATCTTGTTGGAATGATTACTTTGGGCGATATATCTGGAGAAATTGGTGACCTAATTTCTGAGAACTTACTGATCAAAGGTAATATCTTGAAAGATCAGTATATTGCATGGATCATAGGAGGTTTCGGCAATCCAATAACAATTGAATGGAATACAGTAACCAATAACATGATAGGAATGGTCCTACTAGGATGTGAGAGTCCACAGATACTACATAACACAATAATGTATCAGCGTGGATTCATACTGGATCTTGGAGAATTAGAAATAATCCCATTAGAGCTCGATTTTAGATATGCATTAGTGGTTGGGGTATATCTCGATATTCCAGGTCTTCTTGAGATATCAATACCCTGTGATGGAGCAAGAATTGCCTACAACACCATATGCTACAACGTAGGCCACCAAGTAGGTATCTTCGTATCCGATGATGTAATCGTGGAAGATAACATGATCGTAGGTGGCAGCGAAAATGGTATCTGGGCTGGTGGGTGTGAAGATCTGACCATACAGCGCAACAAGATAACAGACAACGACCATGGTATTAGATTGGAAGAGTGCACCGGCTTGATAACAGATAACATCATAGGTTATAGTGGTTCTCTATCAGGTAATGATGTAGGTATAAATGTAACCCGCCTCTTCGAGATACGCAGTCCAATAACGATAAGTGACAATAACATCATAGGCAACAACATCAGCATCTACTGCTTTGCCACAGACCCAACCATAATAGGCAACTATATCGCCAACAACGTTTACGGAATTTATCTATATGATTCGAACGCTACAATAGGTGGCAATACCGCCAATAGGAACTACATAATAAGGAACTTCGCAGATGGGGTATACATAGCCAATAATCAATCCGATCCTATAATCACCTACAACAACATATACGAGAATGTTGGATATGGTATCAACAATCCTGATTGGGAAGATGACTTCCAAGATGAAGCAAGATACAACTGGTGGGGTGCAATAAGCGGCCCAGGTGATCCAGCTACGTTCGGAGTAGGTCCAGGGATAGGCGATGAGATAACGCAGAATTTCACATATTCGCCTTGGCTCGTATCGATAATTCCATAA
- a CDS encoding nicotinate phosphoribosyltransferase, whose protein sequence is MGVDEGRDLTDRMFWLAKEDEIKRSETTDVYFIYTLQVLEKKGLNPKVVMEVYLRNLPYPDNWGVVTGIYEVAKLLEGLPLNVRAMEEGEIFLTSSDSVIYEPVLQIEGRYRDFAVYENPLLGLLCMSSGISSKAARVKMCVGDKIVFSFGTRRAHPVLAPTVERATYLGGFDSVSNVLGAKMMGKKPVGTMPHALIQCFGDQEITWKSFDEVMPREVPRIALVDTFFDEKTEAIMAFEALGKNLYGIRLDTPRSRRGNWRKIIEEVRWELKIRGAQDVKIFISGGLNEDAILELRDIVDGFGIGTNVSNAPTFDFSAKIVELIVGEKDVFRAKRGDIGGRKEVYRKEDSFEDVVTFYKNPKPEGYYPLLSDLIVDGKIVRKFKGLDEIRDSVLSKITILSEIKPNLCWI, encoded by the coding sequence ATGGGCGTGGATGAAGGAAGAGATTTAACAGATAGAATGTTCTGGCTGGCTAAAGAAGATGAAATAAAAAGATCAGAAACTACGGATGTTTATTTTATATATACACTTCAAGTATTAGAGAAAAAAGGACTTAATCCTAAAGTTGTGATGGAAGTTTATCTTAGAAATTTACCATATCCAGATAACTGGGGAGTTGTTACTGGAATTTATGAAGTGGCCAAACTCTTAGAAGGTCTTCCATTGAATGTAAGGGCTATGGAAGAGGGGGAGATATTCTTGACATCATCAGACTCTGTCATTTATGAGCCTGTTCTTCAGATTGAGGGTAGGTATAGGGACTTTGCAGTGTACGAAAACCCCCTACTAGGTTTACTATGCATGTCTTCTGGGATATCTTCAAAGGCTGCGAGAGTAAAGATGTGTGTAGGAGATAAAATTGTATTCAGCTTTGGGACTCGAAGAGCTCACCCTGTTCTTGCACCTACTGTTGAAAGGGCAACATACCTTGGAGGATTTGATAGCGTTTCAAATGTTTTAGGAGCCAAAATGATGGGAAAAAAACCAGTTGGAACTATGCCCCATGCTTTAATTCAATGCTTTGGAGATCAAGAGATTACATGGAAGTCTTTTGATGAGGTAATGCCTCGTGAAGTCCCTCGCATCGCACTAGTCGATACATTCTTTGATGAGAAGACGGAGGCGATAATGGCCTTCGAAGCTTTGGGTAAAAATCTATATGGTATAAGACTTGATACGCCTCGCTCAAGAAGGGGAAACTGGAGGAAGATAATCGAAGAGGTAAGATGGGAATTGAAGATAAGGGGTGCACAAGATGTGAAGATATTTATATCGGGAGGCTTGAATGAGGATGCAATTTTAGAATTAAGAGACATAGTTGATGGTTTTGGCATAGGAACTAATGTGAGTAATGCTCCTACATTCGACTTCAGTGCAAAGATAGTTGAGTTAATTGTAGGAGAAAAGGATGTATTTAGGGCGAAAAGGGGAGACATTGGTGGTAGAAAAGAAGTTTATAGAAAGGAAGATAGTTTTGAAGATGTCGTAACTTTTTATAAGAATCCAAAACCAGAAGGATACTATCCACTATTGAGTGACCTCATAGTTGATGGCAAGATTGTTAGAAAGTTTAAGGGTCTAGATGAGATTAGAGATTCTGTTTTATCCAAGATTACGATATTGAGTGAAATTAAACCCAATTTATGTTGGATATAG
- a CDS encoding rubrerythrin family protein: protein MSKTVTNLKNAFAGESQANRRYLAFARKAEEEGFKQVAKLFRAAAEAETIHALNHLRVMDEIKSTVNNLNTAISGETFEYTKMYPEYLSIAKQEENHRATWSFEVANKVEKVHAGLFSKAVDALKNKKDLEKVDYYVCEVCGHTVEGIAPDKCPICGASKTKFFKVV, encoded by the coding sequence ATGAGCAAGACTGTTACAAATTTAAAAAATGCTTTTGCTGGCGAATCGCAGGCAAATCGAAGGTACTTAGCTTTTGCAAGAAAAGCTGAAGAAGAGGGATTCAAACAAGTTGCAAAGCTTTTTAGGGCAGCTGCAGAGGCCGAGACGATTCATGCCCTGAATCATCTTAGGGTAATGGATGAAATAAAATCAACAGTAAATAATCTAAATACTGCCATTTCTGGCGAGACTTTTGAGTATACAAAGATGTATCCCGAATACTTAAGTATAGCCAAGCAAGAAGAAAATCACCGCGCTACTTGGAGTTTTGAAGTTGCAAATAAAGTTGAGAAAGTCCACGCTGGTTTATTCTCAAAGGCGGTTGATGCATTAAAAAATAAAAAGGATTTGGAAAAAGTTGATTATTACGTCTGTGAGGTTTGTGGTCATACTGTCGAAGGTATAGCGCCAGATAAATGTCCTATATGTGGAGCATCGAAAACAAAATTTTTCAAGGTAGTTTGA